In Polyodon spathula isolate WHYD16114869_AA unplaced genomic scaffold, ASM1765450v1 scaffolds_1199, whole genome shotgun sequence, the following are encoded in one genomic region:
- the LOC121309319 gene encoding galanin receptor 2a-like, producing MCKAVHFFIYLTMHASSFTLAAVSVDRYLAIRHPLKSRDLRTSRNATAAIALIWTLSLLFSAPYLAYFHTVRLRGGGGASPGSSPSLAGGGVSVVCVPVWTDRSRKIMDLITFSFGYLLPVCTLGLAYTRTLLFLWGPGDPLDRPPGAQPGRGARGRVTRMIVAVAVLFCVCWLPHHLLILWFWFGGHFPFNRVTYALRLASHCLSYANSCLNPLVYALVSKHFRKGLKQIFSCLLLQERSGRERPPAARQPAAPTALRGLADPPSPTPPPPSSSSSVYKLLPFRRHGNRVAPLPGRDGPPAAKPIASELGGEGAGPSRRGEEPGTGGGGAEQDRRREAVPGSWKRCDWTAGGRREGPGKAWEV from the exons ATGTGCAAGGCGGTTCATTTCTTCATCTACCTGACGATGCACGCCAGCAGCTTCACCCTGGCAGCCGTGTCTGTGGACAG ATACCTGGCGATCCGCCACCCCCTCAAGTCACGTGACCTGCGCACCTCCCGCAACGCTACGGCCGCCATCGCCCTCATCTGGACCCTCTCCCTGCTCTTCTCCGCCCCCTACCTCGCCTACTTCCACACAGTGCGCCTCCGCGGGGGGGGCGGGGCCTCCCCGGGCTCCTCCCCCTCGCTGGCGGGGGGCGGGGTCTCGGTGGTCTGCGTGCCGGTGTGGACGGACCGGAGCCGGAAGATCATGGATCTCATCACCTTCTCCTTCGGCTACCTCCTGCCCGTCTGCACCCTGGGGCTGGCTTACACCCGCACCCTCCTCTTCCTGTGGGGTCCCGGGGACCCCCTGGACCGGCCCCCGGGGGCCCAGCCCGGCCGGGGAGCCCGGGGCCGCGTCACCAGGATGATCGTGGCCGTGGCCGTGCTGTTTTGTGTCTGCTGGCTGCCCCACCACCTCCTCATCCTGTGGTTTTGGTTTGGGGGACATTTCCCCTTCAACCGGGTCACCTACGCCCTCCGCCTGGCCTCCCACTGCCTCTCCTACGCCAACTCTTGCCTCAACCCGCTGGTCTACGCTCTGGTCTCCAAGCACTTCCGCAAAGGGTTGAAGCAGATCTTCAGCTGCCTTCTGCTGCAGGAGAGGAGCGGCCGGGAGAGACCGCCAGCCGCCCGCCAGCCCGCTGCTCCCACAGCCCTGAGAGGACTGGCCGACCCTCCCTctcccactcctcctcctccctcctcctcctccagcgtCTACAAGCTCCTCCCCTTCCGTCGACATGGAAACAGGGTGGCCCCCTTGCCCGGCCGAGACGGCCCCCCGGCCGCTAAGCCAATCGCCAGCGAGCTTGGAGGGGAAGGGGCGGGGCCCAGCCGGAGAGGGGAGGAGCCCGGAACAGGGGGAGGAGGAGCCGAGCAGGATCGTCGAAGGGAGGCGGTGCCCGGGAGCTGGAAGCGTTGTGATTGGACAgcgggagggaggagggaggggccCGGGAAGGCTTGGGAAGTCtag